A single window of Anaerobaca lacustris DNA harbors:
- a CDS encoding TetR/AcrR family transcriptional regulator: MAEKTGLSRRQRERQRHRDEIVDAAMRLFAEKGFHNVSMQEIAAEAEFATGTIYNFFDSKESLYREIMDEVADNVLSLVKPIFEGEADEREKIAGFIWASIRVFQENSAAIRLFLRANQGPLTHVSTAHFSETAAEVHGTLQTMLKQVFASGMSKGLFRPLDPNVAALALDAALRAIVFSAAEDVQDSALEEKVAGIEELFFRGILHG, encoded by the coding sequence ATGGCCGAGAAGACAGGACTCTCGCGGAGGCAGCGCGAGCGACAGCGGCACAGGGACGAGATCGTGGATGCGGCGATGCGGCTCTTCGCCGAGAAGGGCTTTCACAACGTCTCGATGCAGGAGATTGCCGCCGAGGCGGAGTTCGCCACGGGGACGATCTACAATTTTTTCGACAGCAAGGAATCGCTCTACCGGGAGATCATGGACGAGGTCGCCGACAACGTTCTCTCGCTGGTCAAGCCGATCTTTGAAGGCGAGGCAGACGAGCGGGAGAAGATCGCCGGCTTCATCTGGGCCAGCATCCGTGTCTTCCAGGAGAATTCGGCGGCCATTCGGCTGTTCCTTCGGGCCAATCAGGGGCCGCTGACCCACGTTAGCACGGCCCATTTCAGCGAGACGGCGGCCGAGGTGCACGGAACGCTGCAAACGATGCTCAAGCAGGTCTTCGCCTCCGGGATGAGCAAGGGGCTGTTTCGGCCGCTGGACCCGAACGTGGCGGCGCTGGCTCTGGATGCGGCATTGCGCGCGATCGTCTTTTCCGCTGCCGAGGATGTGCAGGATAGTGCGCTCGAAGAGAAGGTGGCCGGGATTGAAGAGTTGTTCTTCCGAGGGATCTTGCATGGATAG